One genomic window of Panulirus ornatus isolate Po-2019 chromosome 14, ASM3632096v1, whole genome shotgun sequence includes the following:
- the LOC139753399 gene encoding uncharacterized protein — MKATLILFFLSLTSALGAETKKIECYAKLDGPKDDPNNIYRCPKPEKCCQENGRPSCCREKDISVSAWEQAQLWGTLAGMILVLAAVMWYCRHDGDCFGNKKGQEGCCCCKRAEGPQNEDDIENVRMPPDAREAAPEEANYA; from the exons ATGAAAGCGACGCTTATACTCTTCTTCCTGAGCCTCACCTCTGCCCTCG gtgcgGAGACCAAGAAGATCGAGTGTTACGCTAAACTAGATGGTCCCAAAGACGACCCGAACAATATCTACCGATGCCCAAAGCCAGAGAAGTGTTGTCAAGAGAATGGCAGGCCGTCCTGCTGTCGGGAGAAGGACATCTCCGTTTCTGCCTGGGAGCAG GCTCAGCTGTGGGGAACGCTGGCGGGGATGATCCTGGTGCTGGCGGCAGTCATGTGGTACTGCCGCCACGACGGCGACTGCTTCGGCAACAAGAAGGGTCaggaaggctgctgctgctgcaagcgCGCGGAGGGTCCTCAGAACGAGGACGATAT TGAAAATGTAAGAATGCCACCTGATGCGAGGGAAGCAGCTCCTGAAGAAGCCAACTACGCCTGA